One genomic window of Candidatus Latescibacterota bacterium includes the following:
- a CDS encoding helix-turn-helix transcriptional regulator has translation MTQQKLADLACVTRQTIIALEAGKYSPSLSLAFRIARVFSLKVEDVFQYSAEQGPTEP, from the coding sequence ATGACCCAGCAGAAACTGGCTGACCTGGCGTGTGTCACACGTCAGACCATCATCGCGCTGGAGGCTGGCAAATACTCTCCGTCCCTGTCGCTGGCATTTCGCATCGCGAGAGTCTTCAGCCTCAAAGTAGAAGATGTGTTTCAGTACTCGGCTGAACAGGGGCCGACTGAACCCTGA